Proteins found in one Labrenzia sp. VG12 genomic segment:
- the fghA gene encoding S-formylglutathione hydrolase, whose translation MKTLSENRSFGGVQGVYSHASEVCGCEMTFAVYMPPQAANGPVPCLWYLSGLTCTHENAMTKAGLQAHATEFGLALVFPDTSPRGDGIANDEAYDLGQGAGFYVNATEAPWAPHFQMESYVASELRDLVTEKFAISVHHGITGHSMGGHGALTLAMKYPGHYQSLSAFAPIANPTQSDWGRKQLGAYLGVDEADWAAHDATLLLKDKGWSGDVLVDQGADDQFYDLLKPGALALALSETKTAHTFRLQAGYDHSYYFVSSFARDHVAWHAARLGG comes from the coding sequence ATGAAAACCCTTTCTGAAAACAGGTCTTTTGGTGGTGTGCAGGGCGTCTACAGCCATGCGTCGGAAGTCTGCGGTTGCGAGATGACGTTTGCGGTCTACATGCCGCCGCAGGCCGCGAACGGACCGGTGCCGTGCCTTTGGTATCTTTCGGGCCTGACCTGCACGCACGAAAATGCGATGACCAAGGCCGGACTGCAGGCGCATGCCACCGAGTTCGGCCTTGCACTTGTTTTTCCGGACACCAGCCCGCGCGGCGACGGGATTGCCAATGACGAGGCCTATGATCTCGGCCAGGGCGCCGGTTTTTACGTCAATGCCACCGAGGCGCCTTGGGCGCCGCATTTCCAGATGGAAAGCTATGTGGCGAGCGAATTGCGGGATCTCGTGACCGAGAAATTCGCCATTTCGGTGCATCACGGCATCACCGGCCACTCAATGGGTGGGCACGGGGCCTTGACCCTGGCCATGAAGTATCCGGGTCACTACCAGTCGCTTTCCGCCTTTGCCCCGATTGCCAACCCGACCCAATCAGATTGGGGGCGCAAGCAGCTTGGTGCCTATCTCGGTGTGGACGAAGCGGACTGGGCGGCGCACGATGCGACGTTACTTCTGAAAGACAAGGGCTGGTCCGGAGACGTTTTGGTGGATCAGGGCGCTGACGATCAGTTCTACGATCTTCTGAAGCCCGGGGCCTTGGCATTGGCGCTGAGCGAGACAAAGACCGCGCACACGTTCCGGCTACAGGCTGGCTATGACCATTCCTACTATTTTGTCTCCAGCTTTGCCCGCGATCACGTCGCCTGGCATGCCGCGCGACTGGGAGGCTAA
- a CDS encoding M3 family metallopeptidase, whose amino-acid sequence MTANPLLDDWTTPFQLPPFSLIEPSHFEEAFDAAMSEARAEIDAIASQDDAATFENTVVALEKSGEALTRVARTFFNLTGAHTNEALQKIERSVAPKLAKHGSDTLLNARLYARVAALWNDREALGLTAEDARVLERYQKMFQRAGAGLDEAGKTRMAEISQKLATLGTSFSQNVLKDEADFQLVLETEEDRAGLPDFLVTTAAEAAKERGLDGKHVITLSRSSIEPFLQFSTNRSLREEAFQGWTSRGEKEGDTDNREIIRETLSLRAEKAGLLGFANFAAYKLDDTMAKTPDQVRELLTRVWAPAVAQARDEEEKLAELAQRSGENHAIEPWDWRFYSEKVRKEEHDLDEAELKPYLQLDNIIQAAFDTATRLFGVSFRELEGLPVYHPDVRVFEVLDKSGNHVGLFLGDYFARSSKRSGAWMSAFRSQHKLDGNVTPIIVNVMNFSKGAPGEATLLTFDDARTLFHEFGHGLHGLLSDVTYPIISGTGVARDFVELPSQLYEHWLSQPDVLSRFAVHYKTGEPMPSALLDKLLAAANFNQGFATVEYTASALVDLELHLLENPGSLDTAEFEKQQLSGIGMPKAITMRHRIPHFQHVFSGDGYSAGYYSYMWSEVMDADAFGAFEEKGDIFDTETANKLLTFIYSAGGRQDPEDAYVAFRGRAPKIDALLEKRGFAA is encoded by the coding sequence ATGACCGCGAATCCGCTTCTCGACGACTGGACAACCCCGTTCCAGCTGCCCCCATTTTCGCTGATCGAGCCGTCTCATTTCGAAGAGGCATTTGATGCCGCCATGTCCGAAGCGCGGGCGGAGATTGATGCCATTGCAAGTCAGGACGATGCCGCGACCTTTGAAAATACCGTTGTTGCCCTGGAAAAAAGCGGAGAAGCCCTGACCCGTGTTGCCCGCACATTCTTCAATCTGACGGGCGCTCATACCAATGAGGCCCTTCAGAAGATCGAACGGTCGGTGGCACCCAAGCTGGCCAAACACGGCTCTGATACGCTTTTGAACGCCCGTCTCTATGCCCGGGTCGCCGCTCTTTGGAATGACCGGGAAGCGCTTGGGCTGACTGCAGAAGATGCTCGTGTTCTGGAGCGGTATCAGAAAATGTTTCAACGGGCGGGCGCCGGTCTGGACGAAGCCGGCAAAACGCGGATGGCTGAGATCTCCCAAAAGCTGGCAACACTCGGAACGAGCTTCTCCCAGAATGTTCTGAAGGACGAAGCCGACTTTCAGCTTGTCCTGGAGACAGAAGAAGACAGAGCCGGACTGCCCGATTTTCTGGTGACGACAGCCGCTGAAGCCGCCAAGGAGCGCGGTCTGGACGGCAAGCATGTCATCACCTTGTCGCGATCTTCGATCGAACCCTTCTTGCAGTTTTCGACAAACCGGTCTTTGCGGGAGGAAGCCTTCCAGGGATGGACGTCTCGCGGGGAAAAGGAAGGTGACACGGACAACCGCGAGATCATTCGTGAAACGCTCTCATTGCGCGCGGAGAAGGCAGGCCTGCTCGGATTTGCGAATTTCGCCGCTTACAAGCTTGACGACACGATGGCCAAAACACCCGATCAGGTCCGGGAACTTCTGACACGGGTCTGGGCTCCTGCGGTGGCGCAAGCGCGTGACGAGGAAGAAAAACTGGCTGAACTGGCTCAGCGCTCCGGTGAGAACCACGCCATTGAACCCTGGGACTGGCGCTTCTACTCCGAAAAGGTTCGCAAGGAAGAACACGATCTCGATGAGGCGGAGCTGAAGCCCTACCTGCAGCTCGACAACATCATCCAGGCTGCCTTCGACACGGCAACCCGGCTATTCGGTGTCTCATTCCGGGAGCTGGAAGGCCTGCCGGTCTATCATCCCGATGTTCGCGTCTTCGAAGTCCTCGACAAGAGCGGCAACCATGTTGGCCTGTTCCTGGGCGACTATTTCGCTCGGTCCTCCAAACGTTCGGGCGCCTGGATGAGCGCATTCCGCTCGCAGCACAAACTGGACGGCAACGTCACGCCGATCATCGTCAACGTGATGAATTTCTCAAAAGGCGCGCCCGGTGAGGCGACACTTCTGACCTTCGATGATGCCCGGACCCTGTTCCACGAGTTCGGCCATGGGCTGCACGGGCTCCTGTCCGATGTGACCTATCCCATCATCTCCGGCACAGGAGTGGCACGCGACTTCGTGGAATTGCCGTCGCAGCTCTACGAACACTGGTTGTCCCAACCCGACGTGCTGTCCAGATTTGCGGTTCATTACAAGACCGGCGAACCAATGCCCTCCGCGCTGCTGGACAAGCTGCTGGCGGCGGCCAACTTCAACCAGGGTTTTGCAACGGTCGAATACACGGCATCCGCCCTAGTCGATCTCGAACTCCATCTGCTGGAGAACCCTGGTTCACTCGATACGGCGGAATTCGAGAAGCAGCAACTTTCCGGCATCGGCATGCCAAAGGCGATCACGATGCGTCATCGCATACCGCATTTCCAGCATGTCTTTTCCGGGGACGGCTACTCGGCCGGCTACTACAGCTACATGTGGTCGGAAGTCATGGATGCGGATGCCTTTGGCGCCTTTGAGGAAAAGGGCGATATCTTCGATACAGAGACGGCGAACAAGCTGCTGACCTTCATCTATTCGGCAGGCGGACGCCAGGATCCGGAGGACGCATACGTTGCCTTCAGAGGCAGAGCTCCCAAGATCGATGCCCTGCTTGAAAAGCGCGGCTTTGCAGCCTGA
- a CDS encoding S-(hydroxymethyl)glutathione dehydrogenase/class III alcohol dehydrogenase, with amino-acid sequence MEVRAAVAVGAGKPLEVTTVNLEGPRAFEVLVEVKATGICHTDEFTLSGADPEGLFPAILGHEGAGVVVEVGPGVTTLKPGDHVIPLYTPECRSCEYCLNPKTNLCQAIRSTQGQGLMPDGSSRFTTLDGDPILHYMGTSTFANYTVVPEIALAKIRPDAPFDKVCYIGCGVTTGIGAVINTAKVEIGSRAIVFGLGGIGLNVIQGLRLAGADQIVGVDLNPDKKAMAERFGMTDFVNPSEVEEDLVPYLVNLTKGGADYTFDATGNVNVMRTALESAHKGWGESIIIGVAPAGAEIATRPFQLVTGRVWKGTAFGGARGRTDVPKIVDWYMDGKIEIDPMITHTMPLEDINKGFDLMHAGESIRSVVVY; translated from the coding sequence ATGGAAGTTCGTGCCGCCGTGGCCGTAGGGGCCGGAAAACCGCTCGAAGTCACCACCGTAAACCTGGAAGGACCGCGCGCCTTCGAGGTGTTGGTCGAGGTCAAGGCCACCGGCATCTGCCATACGGATGAATTCACCCTGTCCGGTGCCGACCCGGAAGGTCTGTTTCCCGCGATTCTCGGGCATGAAGGCGCCGGCGTCGTCGTCGAAGTTGGCCCTGGTGTCACCACGTTGAAGCCGGGTGATCACGTGATTCCGCTCTATACGCCGGAATGCCGGAGCTGCGAGTACTGCCTGAACCCGAAGACCAATCTCTGTCAGGCGATCCGCTCCACCCAGGGGCAGGGCCTGATGCCCGACGGGTCTTCCCGTTTCACGACACTCGATGGCGATCCGATTCTGCATTACATGGGCACCTCCACCTTTGCCAACTACACGGTGGTTCCGGAAATCGCGCTTGCCAAGATCCGGCCGGACGCGCCCTTCGACAAGGTGTGTTACATCGGCTGCGGTGTCACCACAGGCATTGGCGCGGTGATCAACACGGCCAAGGTGGAAATCGGCTCGCGCGCGATTGTGTTCGGCCTCGGTGGTATCGGTCTCAACGTGATCCAGGGCCTTCGTCTTGCGGGCGCGGACCAGATCGTCGGCGTTGACCTCAACCCGGACAAGAAAGCCATGGCCGAACGGTTCGGCATGACGGATTTCGTCAATCCGAGCGAAGTGGAAGAGGATCTGGTGCCTTACCTGGTCAATCTGACCAAGGGCGGTGCCGACTACACATTCGACGCCACTGGCAACGTCAATGTCATGCGCACGGCGCTGGAATCGGCTCACAAGGGCTGGGGCGAGAGCATCATCATCGGTGTCGCACCGGCCGGTGCGGAAATCGCGACCCGTCCGTTCCAGCTGGTCACCGGGCGTGTCTGGAAGGGCACGGCCTTTGGCGGTGCTCGCGGCCGAACGGATGTGCCGAAGATTGTCGACTGGTACATGGACGGCAAGATCGAGATCGACCCGATGATCACGCACACCATGCCGCTCGAAGACATCAACAAGGGCTTCGATCTGATGCATGCAGGCGAATCGATCCGTTCGGTCGTCGTCTACTGA
- a CDS encoding lysophospholipid acyltransferase family protein: MTKASKLEDIPFAETMAREPEAPPLRDLVSSNADARSVAGIYWLRQTKDGVLNTVFHHVLRLCPSAFVSEFGQSLVPLMRWSYRHKIFPKRIARNFNALTAGRWRDREAETKALNRWWQNIARTISEFCIVNSLWKTSRIELEGEEHLKRALQQGGPVIFTSMHLATWEALFVAIHDGLAGPSVGPYQPETNRFKNRIIHAIRRERNQYLFPPGQRSAYLLRRLMTSGRYSMTIFIDEVRDKQVHLPCFGRPAPTKGNAVVAVKIANTCGGTLLPVYLTRTGPARFKLVFTPPIERPTTDGPYDVAGTVEALNGVFEPIVLRNIEEWYMLGELRLPKSFEESPYARHLAGEYGSRIDA; the protein is encoded by the coding sequence ATGACCAAGGCGTCCAAGCTGGAAGACATTCCCTTTGCCGAGACGATGGCGAGAGAGCCGGAGGCGCCCCCTCTGCGTGACCTGGTGTCCAGCAATGCCGACGCGCGCAGCGTTGCCGGGATCTACTGGCTCCGGCAGACAAAGGACGGTGTGCTCAACACCGTTTTTCATCATGTCCTGCGGCTATGTCCCAGCGCCTTTGTGTCGGAATTCGGCCAGTCGCTCGTGCCGTTGATGCGCTGGTCCTACCGGCACAAGATTTTTCCGAAACGGATCGCCAGAAATTTCAACGCTCTCACCGCCGGACGCTGGAGAGATCGGGAAGCAGAAACCAAAGCCTTGAACAGATGGTGGCAAAATATTGCACGCACTATATCTGAATTCTGCATTGTCAATAGTTTATGGAAAACCTCTCGCATAGAACTTGAAGGTGAGGAACATCTGAAACGGGCCTTGCAACAAGGTGGTCCGGTCATCTTTACCTCCATGCATCTGGCAACCTGGGAAGCCCTCTTTGTCGCCATTCACGATGGGCTGGCCGGCCCGAGTGTCGGGCCGTATCAGCCGGAAACCAACCGGTTCAAGAACCGCATCATTCACGCAATCAGGCGCGAGCGGAATCAGTATCTGTTTCCACCAGGACAGCGCAGCGCCTATCTGTTGCGGCGCCTCATGACGAGCGGCCGCTATTCGATGACCATCTTCATCGACGAGGTCCGCGACAAACAGGTGCACCTGCCCTGTTTCGGACGACCGGCACCGACAAAGGGAAACGCAGTCGTCGCGGTCAAGATCGCAAATACATGTGGTGGAACACTGCTGCCCGTCTATCTGACCCGCACAGGCCCCGCTCGTTTCAAGCTCGTATTCACGCCCCCCATCGAGCGGCCAACCACCGACGGCCCTTACGATGTTGCAGGCACGGTAGAGGCTCTCAACGGCGTGTTCGAGCCGATCGTTCTTCGCAATATCGAAGAATGGTACATGCTGGGCGAGTTGCGACTGCCGAAATCCTTCGAGGAAAGCCCCTATGCCAGGCATCTTGCCGGCGAATACGGCAGCCGCATCGACGCTTAG
- a CDS encoding agmatine/peptidylarginine deiminase, which produces MSNASNTFGLPEGFFVPAEEDRHERTFMQWPVNRTVHPDKWFLKDLQQSIADVANAISDFEPVVMLMGSQYRPAARKLLSQQVEIWDIATDDLWCRDAGPLFAIDGKGGLAVSGIRFNGWGGKQVHGQDGLVAQRVADGLGVTVYDSGLVGEPGGVEWDGAGTLLAHESCWVNPNRNDLSKKDIETRLLAAYGADKMIWAPGVAGLDITDDHIDALARFVRPGTVIIQVPYPEDDDPFSVSARETLSILKAARDAAGRKLEVVEIPSPVQTRVRSDEFVSSYVNYYVCNGAVICAEFGDPETDQEVAGILGELYPDREIVSLNVDPIGETGGGIHCATQQQPATG; this is translated from the coding sequence GTGTCCAACGCATCAAACACCTTTGGCCTTCCGGAAGGGTTCTTCGTTCCGGCCGAAGAGGACCGGCATGAACGCACCTTCATGCAATGGCCTGTCAACAGGACCGTTCATCCGGACAAATGGTTTTTGAAGGATCTGCAACAATCCATCGCAGATGTTGCCAACGCGATCTCGGACTTCGAACCCGTCGTGATGCTGATGGGCTCCCAATACCGGCCTGCTGCACGCAAACTGCTTTCACAGCAGGTAGAAATCTGGGATATCGCGACAGATGATCTGTGGTGCCGGGATGCCGGTCCGCTTTTTGCCATTGATGGCAAGGGAGGCCTTGCCGTTTCCGGAATCCGCTTCAACGGTTGGGGCGGCAAACAGGTTCACGGCCAGGACGGGCTTGTCGCACAAAGGGTCGCAGACGGACTGGGCGTAACGGTCTATGACAGCGGCCTTGTCGGTGAACCGGGTGGCGTGGAGTGGGATGGAGCAGGAACGCTACTTGCTCATGAAAGCTGCTGGGTCAATCCAAACCGCAACGACCTGTCCAAAAAAGACATCGAAACAAGGCTGCTTGCCGCCTATGGGGCAGACAAGATGATCTGGGCGCCGGGCGTTGCCGGCCTCGACATCACCGACGATCACATCGATGCGCTGGCGAGATTTGTGCGTCCCGGCACGGTGATCATACAGGTGCCCTATCCCGAAGACGACGACCCGTTCTCGGTGTCGGCGCGCGAGACGCTGTCCATCCTCAAGGCTGCGCGGGATGCGGCCGGCCGGAAGCTGGAAGTTGTCGAGATCCCCTCCCCGGTGCAAACGCGTGTCCGGTCTGATGAATTCGTGTCCTCCTATGTCAACTACTATGTCTGCAACGGCGCCGTAATCTGCGCCGAATTCGGCGACCCGGAGACCGATCAGGAAGTTGCCGGCATTCTCGGCGAGCTTTACCCTGATCGCGAAATCGTCAGCCTGAATGTCGATCCGATCGGCGAAACCGGAGGCGGCATTCACTGTGCGACCCAGCAGCAGCCCGCAACCGGCTGA
- a CDS encoding sarcosine oxidase subunit beta family protein, which produces MKRYSFLELAKNAFSAHQNWGRQWRSPEPKAEYDVIIIGAGGHGLATAYYLAKEHGIRNVGVIEKGWLGGGNTGRNTTIVRSNYLWEESAGLYNHAIDLWQGLSQELNYNVMYSARGVMMLAHTVHDVQVAQRHIHANRLAGVQNEWLTPEQAKEYCPPLNIEKNIRYPVMGAALQRVGGTARHDAVAWGYARGADALGVDIIQNCAVTGIRRGQDGSVEGVETAKGFIKAKKIGVVAAGHTSTVMDMAGVRMPLESFPLQALVSEPVKPAFPCVVMSNTIHAYISQSDKGELVIGAGTDQFISYSQAGGIHITNHTIDAICELFPHFRRMRMLRNWGGIVDVTPDRSPILSKTPVKGLYVNCGWGTGGFKATPGSGHVFAHTIARDEPHKINAPFTIDRFRTGRLIDEAAAAAVAH; this is translated from the coding sequence ATGAAGCGATATTCCTTCCTGGAACTGGCCAAAAATGCCTTTTCCGCGCACCAGAACTGGGGACGCCAGTGGCGCTCGCCCGAGCCCAAGGCCGAATATGATGTCATCATTATCGGCGCCGGCGGCCATGGCCTGGCAACCGCCTATTATCTCGCCAAGGAACACGGCATTCGCAATGTTGGCGTGATCGAAAAGGGCTGGCTCGGCGGCGGCAACACGGGCCGGAACACCACCATCGTGCGCTCCAACTATCTCTGGGAAGAAAGCGCCGGGCTCTACAATCATGCCATCGACCTTTGGCAGGGCCTGTCGCAGGAGCTCAACTACAACGTCATGTATTCCGCCCGCGGCGTGATGATGCTGGCGCATACGGTGCACGACGTGCAGGTGGCCCAGAGGCACATTCACGCCAACCGGCTGGCAGGCGTCCAGAACGAGTGGCTGACGCCCGAACAGGCCAAGGAATACTGTCCGCCACTGAACATTGAAAAGAACATCCGCTACCCCGTCATGGGCGCTGCCCTGCAGCGTGTCGGCGGCACCGCCCGCCACGATGCAGTTGCCTGGGGTTATGCGCGCGGCGCCGATGCGCTTGGCGTCGACATCATCCAGAACTGCGCTGTCACCGGCATCCGACGCGGTCAGGACGGATCCGTCGAGGGCGTGGAAACGGCAAAGGGCTTTATCAAGGCCAAGAAAATCGGTGTTGTCGCGGCCGGTCACACGTCGACGGTCATGGATATGGCCGGTGTACGCATGCCGCTGGAATCCTTCCCGCTGCAGGCGCTGGTTTCCGAACCGGTCAAACCGGCGTTCCCCTGCGTGGTCATGTCCAACACCATCCACGCCTATATTTCGCAGTCGGACAAGGGCGAGCTGGTGATCGGTGCAGGCACCGACCAGTTCATCTCCTATTCCCAGGCCGGTGGCATTCACATCACCAATCACACGATCGATGCGATCTGTGAACTCTTCCCGCATTTCCGGCGCATGCGCATGCTGCGCAACTGGGGCGGCATTGTCGACGTGACCCCGGACCGGTCACCGATCCTGTCCAAGACCCCGGTAAAGGGCCTTTATGTGAATTGCGGCTGGGGTACCGGCGGTTTCAAGGCAACTCCGGGCTCCGGTCACGTCTTTGCGCATACGATCGCCAGGGACGAACCGCACAAGATCAACGCACCTTTCACCATCGACCGGTTCCGCACCGGCCGTCTCATCGACGAAGCGGCAGCCGCCGCCGTCGCACACTAA
- a CDS encoding DUF423 domain-containing protein produces MNSQPDHSSKAPTANLLRISMFLAGLSGATGVVCLALSAHSSASPLLETAAQVLLFHAPAYLGLGVLAQVRRILLLPIALLLLTSGLCLFCGDLLLRSFADVRLFPMAAPTGGFLLILSWLSVALGALRVRPK; encoded by the coding sequence ATGAACTCTCAGCCTGACCACTCCTCGAAGGCGCCAACCGCAAATCTCCTGCGCATCTCCATGTTTCTGGCCGGGCTCTCGGGAGCAACTGGCGTTGTATGCCTTGCCCTGTCGGCGCACTCCAGCGCCTCGCCCCTCCTGGAAACGGCTGCGCAGGTCCTGCTGTTTCATGCACCCGCCTATCTCGGCCTCGGTGTCCTGGCGCAGGTCAGGCGTATCCTTCTACTGCCGATCGCGCTGCTCCTGCTCACCTCGGGCCTCTGTCTCTTCTGTGGTGATCTGTTGCTGCGCAGCTTCGCAGACGTAAGACTTTTCCCGATGGCCGCGCCGACGGGCGGCTTTCTTCTCATTCTTTCGTGGCTATCGGTCGCGCTCGGAGCTTTACGTGTTCGGCCCAAGTGA
- a CDS encoding pyridoxamine 5'-phosphate oxidase family protein: MSLLTSLDALHAHYGTAGEASLIKEINHLSTAYRQIVETARFCALTTAGPEGLDCSPRGDDDPVVRIQDERTLLLPDRRGNNRIDSLRNIVRDPRVSLMFMVPGWNNVLRVNGKAVLSVDADLLASFEKEGKQPRSVIIVTIETVYFQCARAIMRADLWNPDRRVSKGDLPTPGMIMQEIKDSFDGRSYDDTWLDRAQKSMW, from the coding sequence ATGAGTCTGCTGACCTCCCTCGACGCCCTTCACGCACATTACGGCACCGCCGGCGAAGCCTCCTTGATCAAGGAGATCAACCATTTGAGTACCGCCTACCGGCAAATCGTTGAAACAGCCCGGTTTTGCGCCCTGACCACAGCGGGACCCGAAGGTCTGGACTGCTCGCCGCGGGGAGACGACGATCCGGTCGTCAGGATACAGGATGAGCGTACGTTGCTGCTTCCGGATCGACGTGGCAACAACCGGATCGATTCGCTGCGCAACATCGTTCGTGACCCACGCGTTTCGCTGATGTTCATGGTCCCAGGCTGGAACAATGTCCTGCGTGTGAACGGCAAGGCCGTGCTCTCGGTAGATGCAGATCTACTTGCGTCGTTCGAAAAGGAGGGCAAACAGCCGCGATCGGTGATCATCGTGACAATTGAAACCGTGTATTTCCAGTGCGCACGCGCCATCATGCGCGCAGATCTCTGGAACCCAGACCGACGCGTTTCCAAGGGAGACTTGCCGACACCAGGCATGATCATGCAGGAAATCAAGGACAGCTTTGACGGCAGGAGCTATGATGACACCTGGTTGGACCGCGCCCAGAAATCAATGTGGTAG
- a CDS encoding cytochrome P450, with amino-acid sequence MTVSAKQSERDLPTDANRLVSAEEFTPPYPFRYEKMPPVWTLLGMAKRNFLSIWGIDDFQSRLRSKKVFSRELVLCNRPDVVREAFQTNHEVLQRKTPQMRHALEPLLGDGLFISDTETWAKRRKVVAPIIHGSRVKGFAPIMIETIDEKRAEWAARGEGAQIDALADMAHLTAEIICRTIFGRQLGKDYAAEVVQGFSDYQRHIDQIDLLSLFGLPEWLPRFRGRAIKKPVQRIMSVLDEIIESYEAQKQKGEASVIGGLLEARDDNGEPLSRSAIISEAAVIFMAGHETTANTLAWAWFLLSKCDRTRARLQEELDTVLAGRTPTFQDVAQLPFTKAVIEETLRLYPPVPILGREAMADTTISGKPIPKGSLVMVVPWLMHRNPVLWSKPDVFDPDRFLDPKAKKPNKYGYVPFSIGPRICAGLQFGMTEAILSLAILAQDFELHLKDGTDVQPVARLTLRPGDNLPMTVHPRSS; translated from the coding sequence GTGACAGTTTCGGCAAAACAATCTGAACGCGACCTGCCAACAGACGCGAACCGCCTCGTTTCGGCAGAAGAATTCACGCCTCCCTACCCGTTTCGATATGAGAAGATGCCGCCGGTCTGGACGCTGCTCGGCATGGCAAAAAGGAACTTCCTGTCGATCTGGGGTATTGACGACTTTCAAAGTCGCTTGCGGAGCAAAAAGGTTTTCAGCCGCGAGCTTGTGCTTTGCAATCGCCCGGATGTCGTACGCGAGGCCTTTCAGACCAACCATGAGGTCCTGCAGCGCAAAACCCCTCAGATGCGGCATGCCCTGGAACCGCTCCTCGGAGATGGTCTGTTCATCAGCGACACCGAAACATGGGCCAAGCGGCGCAAGGTGGTTGCGCCCATCATTCATGGATCAAGGGTCAAGGGTTTCGCCCCGATCATGATCGAGACGATCGATGAAAAGCGCGCCGAGTGGGCCGCGCGCGGCGAAGGTGCACAGATCGACGCCCTGGCCGACATGGCGCATCTGACCGCGGAGATCATCTGCCGTACGATCTTCGGGCGCCAGCTCGGCAAGGACTACGCGGCCGAAGTGGTCCAGGGATTTTCCGACTACCAGCGGCATATTGACCAGATCGATCTCCTGTCCCTGTTTGGACTGCCCGAGTGGCTCCCCCGCTTCCGGGGCCGCGCCATCAAGAAGCCGGTTCAGAGGATCATGTCGGTCCTCGACGAAATCATCGAAAGCTATGAAGCCCAGAAACAAAAGGGCGAAGCCTCGGTGATCGGCGGGCTTCTGGAAGCGCGGGACGACAACGGCGAACCGCTCAGCCGGAGCGCCATCATCAGCGAAGCCGCCGTTATTTTCATGGCGGGCCATGAGACGACAGCGAACACGCTGGCCTGGGCCTGGTTCCTCCTGTCTAAATGCGACAGGACCAGAGCACGACTGCAGGAGGAACTCGACACGGTTCTTGCCGGTCGAACTCCGACATTTCAGGATGTCGCCCAGCTGCCGTTCACCAAAGCCGTCATAGAAGAAACGCTCCGGCTCTATCCGCCGGTTCCGATCCTGGGCCGCGAAGCCATGGCCGATACCACGATCAGCGGAAAGCCGATTCCCAAAGGCTCGCTGGTCATGGTCGTGCCCTGGCTCATGCACCGCAATCCGGTTCTGTGGTCCAAGCCCGATGTCTTCGACCCGGATCGTTTTCTTGATCCGAAGGCCAAGAAGCCGAACAAATATGGCTACGTGCCCTTCAGTATCGGTCCACGGATCTGCGCGGGTCTGCAATTCGGCATGACGGAAGCAATTCTCAGTCTGGCCATTCTGGCTCAGGATTTCGAGCTCCACCTGAAGGATGGGACCGATGTCCAGCCAGTCGCCCGGCTCACGCTTCGCCCCGGCGACAATCTGCCCATGACGGTGCATCCGCGCAGCTCATGA